A stretch of Mya arenaria isolate MELC-2E11 chromosome 14, ASM2691426v1 DNA encodes these proteins:
- the LOC128217986 gene encoding cysteine-rich with EGF-like domain protein 2 isoform X1 translates to MNLQKIVISALLHLNLIIVLCAVFGEGVKEKCDTCKDIVENFKEGLEKTRKSNFGGGNTHWEEKSLGTWAHSETRLIEIWENYLCKGDAKECHFMLEKHEEDIENFWFKVHAKNEQVDMHQWFCVDRIKVCCPSNSYGPKCLPCAGGNERPCKGNGKCNGEGTREGTGKCECDSGYQGDLCDECTDHYFEESKNDTHTSCTACHTSCKTTCWEAGPKGCDECKNGWKMSEENGCEDVNECDDTPCEENQYCSNTEGSYNCATCHRSCTGCTGYGANRCVTCKGGYQLQDEHCLDINECTEDTTLCSGEKQSCHNIDGSYECKCEDNMIYEEGGKICIPKPKDPSKAPKSKEKKKKEHSEKDRPGLLILLGMLVVFYVCGSIVQWNFIIVFFLSIVFGVFLFWFGSQHEYV, encoded by the exons ATGAATCTGCAGAAGATCGTTATATCTGCATTACTCCACCTAAATCTGATAATTGTTCTCTGCGCAGTGTTTGGGGAAGGAGTGAAAGAGAAATGTGATACATGCAAGGATATTGTTGAAAATTTCAAAGAG GGCCTTGAAAAGACTAGGAAGTCAAATTTTGGTGGAGGAAATACTCATTGGGAGGAAAAGTCATTGGGTACATGGGCACATAG tgAAACCAGACTGATTGAAATATGGGAAAACTACCTATGCAAAGGGGATGCAAAAGAA TGTCATTTTATGTTGGAGAAACATGAAGAAGATATTGAAAATTTCTGGTTCAAAGTGCACGCGAAGAATGAACAAGTTGACATGCACCAGTGGTTCTGTGTGGATAGAATAAAAG TATGTTGTCCCAGCAACAGTTATGGTCCCAAGTGTTTACCATGTGCCGGAGGAAATGAGAGGCCCTGCAAGGGAAACGGGAAATgcaat GGTGAGGGTACCAGAGAGGGTACAGGAAAGTGCGAGTGTGACTCAGGCTATCAAGGTGACCTCTGCGATGAATGTACGGACCATTACTTTGAGGAGAGCAAGAACGACACTCACACATCGTGTACGGCCTGCCATACCTCGTGTAAAACTACTTGCTGGGAGGCAGGACCCAAG GGCTGTGACGAATGCAAAAATGGCTGGAAAATGTCTGAAGAGAACGGGTGTGAAGACGTGAATGAATGTGATGACACCCCTTGTGAGGAAAACCAGTACTGTTCCAACACAGAGGGGTCGTACAACTGTGCCACATGTCATAGGTCATGCACAGGGTGTACAGGGTACGGGGCAAACCGTTGTGTGACCTGTAAAGGCGGATATCAACTGCAGGATGAACACTGTCTTG ATATAAATGAATGCACCGAGGACACAACGCTGTGTTCTGGGGAAAAACAGTCGTGTCACAACATTGACGGGAGCTACGAATGTAAATGTGAGGATAATATGATCTACGAAGAAGGTGGCAAAATATGTATACCCAAACCTAAAG ACCCATCCAAAGCACCAAAATctaaagaaaagaagaaaaaagaacatTCAGAAAAAGATAGACCAGGCCTGCTTATATTACTCGGAATGCTAGTTGTATTTTACGTTTGCGGCTCAATTGTTCAGTGGAATTTTATAATTGTCTTCTTCCTTTCTATTGTGTTTGGAGTGTTTTTGTTCTGGTTTGGATCCCAACATGAATATGTTTAA
- the LOC128217986 gene encoding cysteine-rich with EGF-like domain protein 2 isoform X2: MNLQKIVISALLHLNLIIVLCAVFGEGVKEKCDTCKDIVENFKEGLEKTRKSNFGGGNTHWEEKSLGTWAHSETRLIEIWENYLCKGDAKECHFMLEKHEEDIENFWFKVHAKNEQVDMHQWFCVDRIKVCCPSNSYGPKCLPCAGGNERPCKGNGKCNGEGTREGTGKCECDSGYQGDLCDECTDHYFEESKNDTHTSCTACHTSCKTTCWEAGPKGCDECKNGWKMSEENGCEDVNECDDTPCEENQYCSNTEGSYNCATCHRSCTGCTGYGANRCVTCKGGYQLQDEHCLDINECTEDTTLCSGEKQSCHNIDGSYECKCEDNMIYEEGGKICIPKPKENGEDTEKDTKEEL; this comes from the exons ATGAATCTGCAGAAGATCGTTATATCTGCATTACTCCACCTAAATCTGATAATTGTTCTCTGCGCAGTGTTTGGGGAAGGAGTGAAAGAGAAATGTGATACATGCAAGGATATTGTTGAAAATTTCAAAGAG GGCCTTGAAAAGACTAGGAAGTCAAATTTTGGTGGAGGAAATACTCATTGGGAGGAAAAGTCATTGGGTACATGGGCACATAG tgAAACCAGACTGATTGAAATATGGGAAAACTACCTATGCAAAGGGGATGCAAAAGAA TGTCATTTTATGTTGGAGAAACATGAAGAAGATATTGAAAATTTCTGGTTCAAAGTGCACGCGAAGAATGAACAAGTTGACATGCACCAGTGGTTCTGTGTGGATAGAATAAAAG TATGTTGTCCCAGCAACAGTTATGGTCCCAAGTGTTTACCATGTGCCGGAGGAAATGAGAGGCCCTGCAAGGGAAACGGGAAATgcaat GGTGAGGGTACCAGAGAGGGTACAGGAAAGTGCGAGTGTGACTCAGGCTATCAAGGTGACCTCTGCGATGAATGTACGGACCATTACTTTGAGGAGAGCAAGAACGACACTCACACATCGTGTACGGCCTGCCATACCTCGTGTAAAACTACTTGCTGGGAGGCAGGACCCAAG GGCTGTGACGAATGCAAAAATGGCTGGAAAATGTCTGAAGAGAACGGGTGTGAAGACGTGAATGAATGTGATGACACCCCTTGTGAGGAAAACCAGTACTGTTCCAACACAGAGGGGTCGTACAACTGTGCCACATGTCATAGGTCATGCACAGGGTGTACAGGGTACGGGGCAAACCGTTGTGTGACCTGTAAAGGCGGATATCAACTGCAGGATGAACACTGTCTTG ATATAAATGAATGCACCGAGGACACAACGCTGTGTTCTGGGGAAAAACAGTCGTGTCACAACATTGACGGGAGCTACGAATGTAAATGTGAGGATAATATGATCTACGAAGAAGGTGGCAAAATATGTATACCCAAACCTAAAG AAAATGGAGAGGATACTGAAAAGGATACAAAGGAAGAATTGTGA